The following coding sequences lie in one Silene latifolia isolate original U9 population chromosome 5, ASM4854445v1, whole genome shotgun sequence genomic window:
- the LOC141655566 gene encoding uncharacterized protein LOC141655566 yields the protein MERIRAIGVRKLSYAGRLVLIKSVLSTLHCYWARIFILPVSILNKVEALCRSFLWQGKEISNGPALIVWDTCCKTKKEGGLGLIDLRRWNTTALGKYIWWIAQKEDHLWVKWIHTIYMKGVNWVDYKPNTGASWSWRKLCGVKEKLKAGYVNDWWLQQGHKYTISAGYSWLGTSNNRVAWTPFVWNSLSLPKHCLIGWIVAHGKLLTRDRLYQMGICGDTICCICGTQNESHTHLFFECAYGKACLDLLNGFFQMAIPIDNFMHWWLKIRLKNLLRKKIIAAGIQSLIYNIWEMRNRSRVDGVLLRPEKLIEKILQNLRLRLQVLHSTGKISDNYRAWI from the coding sequence ATGGAAAGGATTAGGGCCATTGGAGTTAGGAAACTCTCCTATGCAGGAAGACTTGTTCTAATCAAGTCTGTTCTCAGTACTTTGCACTGTTATTGGGCACGTATTTTCATTCTTCCTGTGAGTATTTTGAACAAGGTTGAAGCTTTGTGTCGGAGTTTCCTTTGGCAAGGCAAGGAGATTTCAAATGGGCCTGCTCTGATTGTGTGGGATACTTGCTGTAAAACTAAGAAGGAAGGAGGTTTAGGCCTCATTGATCTTAGGAGATGGAACACAACTGCACTGGGAAAATACATATGGTGGATTGCCCAAAAAGAGGACCATTTGTGGGTTAAATGGATTCATACTATTTATATGAAAGGTGTGAACTGGGTTGATTATAAGCCTAATACTGGTGCAAGCTGGTCGTGGAGAAAACTATGTGGTGTTAAAGAGAAGTTGAAGGCAGGTTATGTGAATGATTGGTGGCTGCAACAGGGGCATAAGTATACTATCAGTGCTGGGTATTCTTGGTTGGGGACGTCTAACAACAGGGTTGCCTGGACCCCTTTTGTTTGGAACTCTCTGAGTCTACCTAAGCATTGCCTGATTGGATGGATTGTGGCTCATGGAAAACTTCTCACTCGGGACAGATTATATCAGATGGGCATTTGTGGGGATACTATCTGCTGCATTTGTGGGACTCAAAATGAAAGTCATACTCATCTTTTTTTTGAGTGTGCTTATGGCAAAGCTTGCTTGGATTTGCTTAATGGATTTTTTCAGATGGCCATTCCTATAGACAACTTCATGCACTGGTGGTTAAAGATAAGATTGAAGAACTTACTAAGGAAGAAAATCATTGCTGCTGGTATTCAATCTCTGATTTATAATATTTGGGAGATGAGAAACAGGAGTCGAGTAGATGGGGTACTGCTGAGACCAGAGAAACTGATTGAGAAGATCTTGCAGAACCTTAGATTGCGGCTGCAAGTGCTGCATTCTACTGGGAAGATTAGTGATAATTATAGAGCTTGGATATGA